From Onychostoma macrolepis isolate SWU-2019 chromosome 05, ASM1243209v1, whole genome shotgun sequence:
gtaactgatCCTACAACAGATAAGTGGAAGACTATTACATATTCTGTTCCCACTGGCATACATTACCCATGTTTCTGTGCGTGTGATGTTAGTTTGTTCCACATAGATAAGGTGAGTAGCGGTCAAGTAGAGAGTGCCCAGAGCTGACTTCTTTTCAGAGTACCTGTTCAGTAGTTTCACATACTCCacctgcaaaaaaataaaataataataataataataaaaaaaaaaaaatgtaaaaacattagTGCAGAATTATTGGCTCAACTGTCTGCAAATAATAAACGAAGCACTAGCCAGTGACCGCAAGGGTTAATGACACAAGTCCAAGGTTTTGGATGTGCTCCTCAGGGAGCAGAACCCATCAACCAGCCTGTGTTTAACACAATGGAGAGGAAATCCTACAGAACCTCTTAAGACTACTGTCAGCACATCCTGTTCCTCCATCTCTTGTCATTTTGGTTACTTAGTAACCAAAGCAATGAAACAACATTATAACATAAGATGCCACTTCAGCACAAAGTAACATTTTCTCTCGAGTCAAAGTCTAATGTATTCTGCTCGTTTATACTTGATAAACTACATGAGAACTAATCTTTTCAGTAAATGATTAGAACGATCCCTTCAGGGCTTTAGGGCAGCATATGCAAGTTTGTATTCTCTAATGTCTCTATAAAGTGAACAGGTTAATGTATTTCAGCAAGAAAAGTATCTCAAGGTAAACCACAGTTTTGACCAAGATTCAAACCCATAATTCTCTATTAACAGGCAGAGCAGATCTGACAGGTGTCAGCTGCTAATATAGAGACTTCCTGCAGTATTGCTGATTCAACATGTGACATCCTTTGAGCTGACCCCTCCATGTCCCCACAATAACATCCAAAAAGGCCAAACACTGCAGCATTCAtccttttatactttttatgaCGATCATACGACCATGTATGTAACAAAAGTGTCCATGCAGAACTGTGAATTTTGAAGGTCCCTCTGTGTAGTTAAGGTCTTGGGAGGCTCTTCTAATAAGATGATGTTCATCAAGTGTGTTAAATAAGACAGACATCTAAAATGGGCAGTGATGGGATACTGCATGACCAGGACTGAGAATATAATGGGTTACAGCCCTTGTCATACTTTAGGCCAGGGCTTTTCAAATTTGCATCCAGGGAAAACTTCAAATTGGGGTATGTGGAAAACGTTAGAGAAGaagtgagggaaaaaaaagtcaaattcaataaataattaaaaaaagaaagattaaaaaatacataaataaaaataatgttcaaggaaagaaagtaaatagtaaattaaagccaaaaaaaaaaaaacagaactatAACAGTACAGTACTAAAATAAGCAAATAGCAACATAATAATGTAActttatagaaaatatatattttccaaattctattttaattatatttacgatatgtttttcactgtataaattgGGTATTTAACTATACAGATGCCTTCAATATTTTAGGATGGGGTTCCTTGCATGAGAATGATCATATTTAGGGGTCTGAGGCATCTAAAGGAAAAAGACTTGTATATGATTTTCCTCCCTTTTGCCTGCAGGTTGACCTGAGCAAAGATTACATCTGaattttggatgaaatattccTTTACATACATTAATTATGGGAGGACTGAAAACTCCAAGTTCATTCACGTGTTAGGCTACATGTTACATTTAGTAACCAACATTAAAAAGAACTGAATGGATTTAACAGCAGATTAAGTAAAACCTAACAACTCGGAATCGTGTTAACAAACCTCATTTAAACGCTTCCTTCTGTGTGTTTTTACATCTATCGAGAGTTTGACATAAAAACAGGAGATCTGCCAACTTTACACGAGCACACCTGTTGATTCAGACTTACCTTTGGCGTTATAATATGCTCCATATTTTCAGTGGTTTATCATCCAAATATCCACGTTAAACTTTCGATGTTTAGCGGTTATCATGTTTGTTTCAGGAACTCGTATTATGTTGCTGCGCTCCTCCCTGAGCTGAGTACTTGGAGGAATGAGGACTACAATCATGTCAGCTGACGGAAGCAAATATCGCGATAACTCGAAGCGCGACGTGTTTTCAGTCCACTACTTGTTGTATGGGTCTTCAGTAGTTCATTCGTCTTCAGCAGTTCATTCCTGAAGGATGCTGTAATAATTTAAACCACTGCAGTCCGTCTGTCAACAAAACAtatcaattttaaattaaataatggcAATTATTTTAGTAACACAATGTTAAAGGTAAAAATCAGTCTAAAAAAATACCTAATCTCCCCTAGATTTAAGATAGCCTGTGCATAAAAGCACAAATtaaagcatatttaaaaaaaaaaaagaaaatattaaaataaacgaatgcaatttgattaaaataagttcagttcaaataaataaataatacatttgattgaaaaaaaaacatttaaataaataaaattattaaaataaaaattgttatttaataataaaaaaagtgagtagaaaaaaacacaatgatgtaacacaacagaaactaaataatttccaaatatttaatatttttaatattattttttattaaaataatacatattatttagGATGGGGTGAATCGCATAATGATCTGTGGCATTTAAAAGATTGAAAATCCCTGATCTAGACAAGCCTAAACATATCTGGAAACCTCATTAAGCCTTACCTACACCCAGACAGCACAGGGGGGTTGCTCCTGCAGGGTGGCCCAACCAGATTTGCCTAATTGCTGGGGAGGACCCCCATCGCTTGACCCATTGTCGCCATAACGACCTACCGACCCTTAGGCTCAGTTATCTGATAACAGCCCACTAATGAAGAACATTAACATACAGCTCACTCGGCTTAAGCCAAATTCCCTCTCAAATACCTGCCAATGTCCTGTaaacacaaaagcacaaaatacaCATGCTGTTGAATCTGAGACAACAACGACAACAACTGTTGACTGCAATTACGAGCAAAGGTGAGTTTTATTTGAATCAAGGCAGCATTTACTCAAGAAATACAGTTAACCTACCCCTTACATAAAAGCAGGCCTGCGTAGGTCACATGATAATGACAGCATAACAGCTGTTGTACGTCCGGATTATGTACACAATTTCATACTGTATCCACCGTATTTGTCATAATAAAGGCCCAAAATCTAACATGAATAAGcaaaaatatgtaaaagtacTTACTTAAAATAAGTACCATGCTATTTTGGATGCAGCCCaggagtttgtttttgaagcGTAAGCCTCAGTTGCTGGAGAAGCTAATGTGTTTTTAGGAATCTCAACTCAGAGAAGAGAATCAGATAAACAAAACAGACATGAATCAGGCCCTTCAGGATAAGGATAAAATCTGCAGATGGATCTTAACACACAGATCTGAATGCTGTCTAACACTTAACTCAGCTCCATCTGAGCGGTATCATTTCATGTACCTAATTCCTGCATTCTCAATGTGAGCAGACCAGGTTTGGGCATGTCAACAGGCTTTTGACATTTGATTGTTTTTGACTAGAAGGTAGCCTACAAAAGTACCTGTACTAGTATGCTAATGGTATCGTAAATGTTATGAAAAGTAACATAATTACAATtagaaacaataaaaacaaccaTATATTAGTTTCTTAGAATCTTATGCTCATAAaggtacatttatttgatcaaaaatctaattttatttctgtgatggcaaagctgaattttcagcagtcattacttgAATTCCTACAAAAATATCAAgctgtttcttaagcaccaaattttACTTGAAGAAAGGACATTTAATACAACTAGAAACTAGTTCCAGTTTCCTGTCTATTTCACTCTCAGTCTCTGTTTTGGttcctccctctttctctccttccaactgtctctttttctcttgTTTCTTATTGTCTCCCTTTCCAGTTTCTGTAATCCTAACACCAAATGGTGTCATATTAccagttattttgtttttcagaaatACATTTGCCATCTGGAGCTTGCACACATTTAGGCCCTACATGcgcgcatgcacacacacacacacacacatgcgttACTCCTGGTCTCAGTCTCTGAGATGTATGCAATTCTTAAGCACCTAGTTAAAGTTAATGACTCAGTCATATTCAAAAAGCCGAGCCTGTCACACCCTCAGGAGACAGGCTTTGTTGACCTGATGCTAATGAGTTCTCAGACAATGGCAATTTACTGTCTTTTGTGTGAGGACTAATCTCTGTTAATAGCTTGATACAATCAGGTCTGCCCAGCTGCAACATAGATTTATGTGAATGACaatgtgtgttgttttttgGGATGCAGTCAAAGATGTAAAACCTGAATGGAAGTAAAAATCAGTTCCAATGAACGCAGTAGGGCATATGTAGGGCGGATATGCATGGATGTTACATGGAATAACCTGCATGTATTTGAATAACCTGTTATTAGTGAACAAGTGAATTGTGTTATTTCTTTACCATTTTAATTACagcactaaaatattaaatatggtCCTCTatggaaatataattttttggaGGTCTAGAGTTTGATGTTTTCACATGAATGGTGAAACACAAGGTATAAACACAGGTTGTggacagcagaaaaaaaattgaaataaatggaaataataaaatgcaatgaaCACATAAGGGaagcaaaatgaataaatatgaccCAGACTGCATTAAATGAAAGTTCACTTACAGTaagaaaaacatatattttttttatggctGTCAAAAccataaaatcatcaaaattcaagaaagattgattgatttattttttatttatttcctattCTGCCATGGTAATAATGATGCATAATGCtgcagttaaaaaaaagaatacactTCGATGTTTGATTTTCATGCAATTTCATGTATACTTTCATACAGTAAGCAATTCTGGTACTGTTTCTTCACTTCTTGATGTCTCTGAATCTGGATTCTGATGCAAGACTGTAGTTGAGAACCGCAGCATAAGGAGTTTCATAGTTGGTAActaatgagtgtgtgtgtgtgtgtttagatgtGCATTGATAGTGAATTGACCTCCCTGTCTCAGATAAAGTAAACAGAGACAGACAAGCACAGTCTGTAACCTTTAACCCCACATACACTCACATACAAAAGGCTCCGTCCATCTCCAGACGTGAATAGACATGCTATTTGTATATCTGAGTTATGCATCTGAGTTTttccaaagtttttttttttttttatttaaaaatgtaaaccgATGGCATTCAGATATTTTGTTGTAAAGTCCTCAgttaggctgatgatacacagggcaactttttgagcaatgtttgCTGGGCAACAGGTAACCAGGTGAGGCACAGGGCCCATGACTGATCTAAagtatccagatagaaatttgttaccAATTCTCAGTGGGAAAGTGCCTGAGCaacactgctaaaaaaaaattgccccGTGTACCATCAGCCTTACCCTCACTTTAAAAAATGACTGAgttttatttgtgaccctgggaTCTGATGTCATTTAGAGTGAGTTCATCACTGCTTGTCATATCTTGAATACAGTAATTAGCAGcgcaaacatacaaataaacaaacctgCCAAACACTAAACCTCGCctaactttaaatgcagatgaGCGATAACGAGGGGCTGATGGGAGGAGGGGCTGctaatgtctgtgtgtgtttgaagggGGATGGGGGTCCAGCAAACACATAAATGACGCCTGCAGACAGTGACTCCGGATCAGATGCGACTGGCTTGCTGGATCTTCGAAGCAACTTCACATTTAAACCGCGTTCTGCCGCGCAAAGGATTTAAACAGACACGACCATGACTTCGTCTGTATCACGTGCGCTCTTTCTATTGGTATCAGTCGTTCTCCCGGTGTCTTTTGCGTTATCGGGGGAATATTGTCACGGTTGGACGGACTCCTTCAACTCTTGGCACCGGGGATTCCAGTGTCCGGAGCGCTTTGACGGCGAGGACGCGCGCTACTGCTGCGGTACGTGCGCGCTCAGGTACTGCTGCACGTACGCAGAGGCTCGCCTCGATCAGAGCACCTGCGACACCGGCTCCGAACCGGAGAACACGGGCGACATGAGAAAGGTGACAGAAAGTGGTGAGTCTTTATAAAAACTTGTGTAttccatctgtttttttttttattttctttttacgttttgtacacttaaaaaaaaggtgtaggatttactttgaaacagtctTCACTCAAATTGCTAGTTAATTTCACAAAATGGATATAAGGGTCAATTTGTTGAAGTTGAGATGATACATCATctaaaagttgaataaataagctttcagtttatgtatggtttgttaggatgggacaatatttggctgagatacaacaatatggaatctgagggtgcaaaaataaaaaaaaaaaattaataaataaaaatactgagaaattcgcctttaaatttgtccaaatgaagttcttagcagtggatattactaatcaaaaattaagatttgatatatttacggtagtaaCTTTTcgaaatatcttcatggaacatgatctttacataatatcctaatgatttatggcataaaagaaaaattgtttattttgacccatacaatgtatttttggctattgctacaaatatacctgtgctacttatgactgcttttgtggtccagggtcacaaatatttacaaagaaacagcaacaCATTGAATGAAATTTATACTTATACGTTATAACCAATATACTTTGTTTTATTCACAACTTCGAAAAATCATTTGTACAGTGTAGTAGTGTAAGAGTCATTTAAGGAAATGAATTAATGTAttgttgtaatttatttaattatgttaaatttgaataattgtATGGAAAAAATTCATTGGCCACTGCTGGCTACCTTGATGTATGTGTGCTCTTCAAATCTGCCCtttagttatataattatttgaatgaCGTGGTTTCAAtagaaacttttaaaaaattacattttggtaATAACAagatatatttctgaaattttCCCTGGAATAATATTTTGGGCCATTTTTaccttcttcttttttttttttctgagcatATTCAAGATTCCAAAAACTGTATTATCTTCAAGCAAACCACAATTAATCCACAACAACACCTCTTGGCCTTATTTAGTCTGTGGGTACCCAATAATTTTAGATGCCCGCCTGATTACTCttgataatattaaaatacttaGGCCTAGGTCATTCTGAAttctaacattttaaatgaattcattGTGTGTGGGGGCATTTTTGTAACTTTCAGAGGAATTTTTCACCAACCCCAGATATGCATATTTGTATAACCCTCATGTTTAATTCTGTCTCTTCTCTCTCCCTCCCCAGTTCCAACCTATTTGCCCTTTGTGATTGTGGTGAGCGCGTTCCTGTCTTTCGTTCTGGTTGGCACGGTTATATCTGTCTGCTGCTGCCAGTGTGTGAAATCCAAAGCGAGCGATCGGCCAGCGGGGCCATCCGCTACTCAGACCAGCCTGTTGGAGTCTGGAGGGCCCTCTGTGGACAGCTCTACCCCGTC
This genomic window contains:
- the shisa2a gene encoding shisa family member 2a; translation: MTSSVSRALFLLVSVVLPVSFALSGEYCHGWTDSFNSWHRGFQCPERFDGEDARYCCGTCALRYCCTYAEARLDQSTCDTGSEPENTGDMRKVTESVPTYLPFVIVVSAFLSFVLVGTVISVCCCQCVKSKASDRPAGPSATQTSLLESGGPSVDSSTPSRTSTSGSSMTNARPPTSELSVNLYGPMGNAFPPSHSQKYVPPHPQGAPQFYQPYMNYALPPERSMLMAPAFLDARPAFGQVHGQPFPQAPMHTEPIYPPVTI